The proteins below come from a single Mucilaginibacter mali genomic window:
- a CDS encoding DUF2442 domain-containing protein, whose translation MPLFTSRKQKKDVKLSFQDDMLYVEQAGGRQQAIPLTWMPQLKNASAEQQAEWELTDKGIRWDKLNVEITLA comes from the coding sequence ATGCCATTATTCACATCGCGCAAGCAGAAAAAAGACGTAAAGCTATCGTTCCAGGATGATATGCTGTATGTTGAGCAGGCCGGTGGCAGGCAGCAGGCCATTCCGCTTACCTGGATGCCGCAGCTAAAAAATGCAAGCGCCGAACAACAGGCCGAATGGGAGCTAACCGATAAAGGTATACGCTGGGATAAACTGAATGTGGAGATAACGTTAGCCTGA
- a CDS encoding M56 family metallopeptidase gives MTWWHYLLLVNVYLTLFFVFYAMLLRRETFFNLNRVYLVSSALLSFCIPVIQSSWIKGLFITKQVQETIHHVGPSVIYRITGHAPTVHQLTLGQIIGGIYVAGILILTIRFFYQLAVINWVISQPKSDTSYSFFKQIKIEQRDTDSHNDVITAHEEVHARQWHTADLLLMEAIMIINWFNPVVYLYRNAVKYIHEFIADRDAVKAGTNKAEYAMLLLSQTFVTPPYHLVNPFFNSSLLKQRIQMLNKNRSHWMMLVKYGFSAPLFALMLILSSATVDKSKTLTVITNTANNVFHTPAAQTFSTGNISAADQADLEEVIRQHQQGAGAQSAVNGIQGEPPVETAEQSAEFPGGIEYFNRYLSTYVRYPAEAKKRGVQGKVFCSFVVEKDGSISNIKVVRGIGAGADEEAVRVIAGMPKWNPGMQNGVKVRQLYTVPISFVLADGNETFTAVEQSAMYPGGMSAFGRYLGNNIRYPQEAREKRIQGKVYVSFVVEKDGSLSDVRALRDIGGGLGDEAVRVIEQSPRWNPGMQNGNLIRQRVTTPVSFTLTDDYVADNHKDSAATSRFRGSQTYNYSMVTNNNDADNDLLEARFTEHVKASAMPLADSKTLAQGKGGIKPINLFKEKAEKNLTLDKAANGVVSMVTKHKSFFDLSSLGL, from the coding sequence ATGACCTGGTGGCATTATTTATTACTGGTTAATGTGTACCTCACATTGTTTTTTGTTTTCTACGCGATGCTATTGCGCCGGGAAACATTCTTCAATTTGAACAGGGTGTACCTTGTCAGTTCGGCATTGCTGTCGTTCTGCATCCCGGTTATCCAATCGAGCTGGATAAAGGGCCTGTTCATTACCAAACAAGTGCAGGAAACTATTCACCATGTAGGGCCATCGGTTATTTATCGTATCACCGGCCACGCGCCAACTGTGCACCAGCTTACCCTGGGGCAAATTATTGGCGGCATTTACGTAGCCGGGATACTTATTCTTACCATCCGCTTCTTTTATCAGCTGGCGGTGATCAACTGGGTCATCAGCCAGCCTAAGTCGGATACTTCCTACTCGTTCTTCAAACAAATAAAAATAGAACAGCGAGATACCGATAGCCATAATGATGTGATCACCGCGCACGAGGAAGTGCATGCCCGCCAGTGGCACACTGCCGACCTGCTGCTGATGGAAGCCATCATGATCATCAACTGGTTTAACCCGGTGGTATACTTGTATCGCAACGCGGTAAAATACATTCACGAGTTTATTGCCGACCGCGACGCGGTTAAAGCCGGCACCAACAAGGCCGAATACGCCATGCTGCTGCTAAGCCAAACCTTTGTTACGCCGCCCTATCATTTAGTAAACCCGTTCTTCAACAGCAGCCTGCTGAAACAGCGGATCCAGATGCTTAACAAAAACCGTTCGCACTGGATGATGCTGGTGAAATATGGTTTCTCGGCACCATTATTCGCGCTGATGCTGATCTTATCTTCGGCTACGGTTGATAAAAGTAAGACCCTGACTGTTATTACTAATACAGCTAATAATGTTTTCCACACACCGGCAGCGCAAACCTTCAGCACCGGCAATATATCAGCAGCCGACCAGGCCGACCTGGAAGAGGTGATCAGGCAACACCAACAGGGTGCAGGCGCGCAAAGTGCAGTTAATGGTATACAAGGCGAGCCACCTGTTGAAACGGCCGAACAATCGGCCGAATTTCCGGGCGGTATCGAATATTTTAACCGTTATTTATCTACTTATGTCCGCTATCCGGCCGAGGCTAAGAAGCGTGGCGTACAAGGCAAGGTGTTCTGCTCGTTTGTTGTTGAAAAGGATGGCAGTATCAGCAACATCAAGGTAGTACGTGGTATTGGCGCCGGTGCCGATGAAGAGGCCGTGCGTGTAATTGCAGGTATGCCAAAATGGAACCCTGGTATGCAAAACGGTGTTAAGGTAAGGCAATTATATACCGTACCCATCAGCTTTGTACTGGCCGATGGAAACGAAACCTTCACCGCGGTTGAACAATCGGCTATGTACCCTGGTGGTATGAGTGCCTTTGGCCGCTACCTGGGCAACAACATCCGCTACCCGCAGGAAGCCCGCGAAAAACGTATCCAGGGCAAGGTTTATGTAAGCTTTGTGGTTGAAAAAGACGGTTCTTTAAGTGATGTACGCGCCCTGCGCGATATTGGTGGCGGTTTAGGTGATGAAGCTGTGCGGGTGATAGAGCAATCGCCAAGATGGAACCCGGGCATGCAAAACGGCAACCTGATACGCCAAAGGGTTACCACCCCGGTAAGCTTTACTTTAACCGATGACTACGTGGCAGATAATCATAAAGATTCCGCGGCAACATCCCGGTTTAGGGGTAGCCAAACCTACAATTACAGCATGGTTACTAACAATAACGACGCTGATAACGATCTGCTTGAAGCCCGCTTTACCGAACATGTAAAAGCATCGGCTATGCCACTGGCTGATAGTAAAACCCTGGCACAAGGAAAAGGTGGCATTAAACCCATCAACCTGTTTAAAGAAAAAGCCGAAAAAAACCTCACACTTGATAAAGCTGCCAACGGCGTTGTATCCATGGTGACCAAGCACAAATCATTCTTTGATTTGAGTAGTTTGGGGTTGTAA
- a CDS encoding BlaI/MecI/CopY family transcriptional regulator gives MEIKELTRAEEQIMQVLWQLKKGFVKDVIDILPEPKPAYNTVSTIIRILETKGFVDHAAFGKSHQYHPIISREQYQYFATDKLLNGYFDNSVKRMFSFFVQKEKIDLKEADEIMTLIEKLKDK, from the coding sequence ATGGAAATTAAAGAATTAACCCGCGCCGAAGAACAAATTATGCAGGTGCTTTGGCAATTAAAAAAGGGTTTTGTAAAAGATGTTATTGATATTTTGCCGGAGCCAAAACCTGCCTACAACACCGTATCCACTATTATCAGGATATTGGAGACCAAGGGCTTTGTTGATCATGCTGCTTTTGGCAAAAGCCACCAGTATCACCCTATCATCAGCCGGGAGCAATACCAGTACTTTGCTACCGATAAGCTGCTGAACGGTTATTTCGATAATTCGGTAAAAAGGATGTTCTCGTTCTTCGTGCAAAAAGAGAAGATAGATCTGAAAGAAGCCGACGAGATCATGACCCTGATCGAAAAACTAAAAGACAAATAA
- a CDS encoding MBL fold metallo-hydrolase RNA specificity domain-containing protein: MNITFHGAARHVTGSKHLLQLKNGTNILLDCGMFQGMGEHTDNMNEHFGFNPKKVDHMVLSHAHIDHCGLIPRLVSEGFSGPIYCTPPTLDLARILLLDSAKIQEQDTEYTNKHRKRKDLPLLDTLYTEEDANRALKQFKTVEYHEEFNITPDVKLYFSDAGHVVGSAVTHLTVTEDGKETHITFSGDVGRYGDMILKSPQNFRQSDYILMESTYGDSLHKDIGPIEDALLDIIKDTCINRKGKVIIPAFSVGRTQELLYALNALELRGELPDVPYFVDSPLSLKATEVLKDHPEVYNADVKKVMKTDADPFSFKGLRFVESTEESVALNTDPRACVIISSSGMAEAGRVKHHIKNNIHDSKNTILIVGYCEPNSLGGHLMNGDKQVYIFGEMYDVVAQVHVIKSMSAHGDYEDLLHFLSGQDAGKVSKVFLVHGEYDVQQRFAQKLKEKGFENIEIPFQHQRVELGQYA, encoded by the coding sequence ATGAATATAACCTTCCACGGCGCTGCCCGCCATGTTACCGGCAGTAAGCATTTATTACAATTAAAAAACGGCACCAATATTCTACTCGATTGCGGCATGTTCCAGGGAATGGGCGAGCATACCGATAACATGAACGAGCACTTTGGTTTCAACCCTAAAAAGGTAGATCATATGGTGCTTTCACACGCTCATATCGACCATTGCGGACTGATACCCCGACTGGTGTCCGAGGGTTTTAGCGGCCCAATTTACTGCACTCCGCCAACTTTAGATTTGGCCCGCATCCTGCTGCTGGATTCGGCCAAGATACAGGAGCAGGATACCGAATACACCAATAAGCACCGCAAGCGTAAAGATTTGCCCCTGTTGGATACCTTGTATACCGAGGAAGATGCCAACCGCGCGCTGAAACAGTTTAAAACGGTTGAATATCACGAAGAGTTTAATATCACCCCCGATGTAAAGCTATACTTCAGCGATGCGGGCCACGTAGTGGGCAGCGCCGTTACCCACCTTACCGTTACCGAAGATGGCAAAGAAACGCACATCACTTTTAGCGGCGATGTTGGCCGATACGGAGATATGATATTGAAAAGCCCGCAAAACTTCCGGCAGTCGGATTATATATTGATGGAATCTACCTATGGAGATTCGCTGCACAAAGATATTGGCCCCATTGAGGATGCCCTGCTGGATATTATTAAGGATACCTGCATCAACCGCAAGGGCAAAGTAATTATTCCTGCCTTTAGTGTTGGCCGCACGCAGGAATTGCTGTACGCCCTTAACGCCCTTGAGCTCAGAGGCGAACTGCCTGACGTGCCTTACTTTGTAGATAGCCCGCTATCGCTAAAAGCTACCGAAGTTTTAAAAGATCATCCCGAGGTTTACAACGCCGATGTAAAAAAGGTGATGAAGACCGATGCCGACCCATTTAGCTTTAAGGGCCTGCGCTTTGTAGAATCGACCGAGGAATCAGTCGCGCTGAATACCGATCCCCGTGCCTGCGTTATCATCTCCTCATCGGGCATGGCCGAGGCCGGGCGGGTGAAGCATCATATCAAGAATAATATCCACGACAGCAAAAACACCATCCTGATAGTTGGTTATTGCGAACCGAACTCGCTGGGCGGCCACCTGATGAATGGTGATAAGCAGGTATACATTTTTGGCGAGATGTACGATGTGGTGGCGCAGGTACATGTCATCAAATCCATGAGTGCCCATGGCGATTATGAAGACCTGCTGCACTTTCTTTCAGGCCAGGATGCCGGCAAGGTTAGCAAGGTATTTTTAGTGCACGGCGAATACGATGTACAGCAGCGCTTCGCCCAAAAGTTAAAGGAGAAAGGGTTTGAAAATATCGAGATCCCGTTTCAGCACCAGAGGGTGGAGCTGGGGCAGTATGCATAG